One Rhodococcus sp. P1Y DNA window includes the following coding sequences:
- a CDS encoding CPBP family intramembrane glutamic endopeptidase produces MIYRLSDGRAAAIFVIAVLSLSLATANIAGGLVLALSPILVTLAMMLVVTREGWNRSGWERLGVLHAGWRYWPAAIGTNVLVSIAASTVVVALGYARFIKPNSEFISAAVAMAITGPILAFAEEIGWRGYLQPRVQQWGISASLLIVGIIWAAWHMPYILLTPYYHSDGNRVLVVALFVGSAIAFSFLFGYLRIASDSIWPAVMAHAAHNWSFVLLTGYLLQTDHPVLVTEYLGGDTGLLVLIGTAVAACIVFRCYRAKIDIRPQDDVLPGQRVIE; encoded by the coding sequence ATGATCTACAGGCTATCCGACGGCCGGGCAGCGGCGATTTTCGTCATAGCCGTCCTATCGCTGTCACTTGCTACGGCAAATATCGCCGGCGGCCTGGTGCTCGCGCTGTCACCCATACTCGTGACCCTGGCGATGATGCTTGTCGTCACGCGCGAGGGGTGGAACAGATCGGGGTGGGAACGACTGGGTGTCCTGCACGCCGGTTGGCGATACTGGCCGGCGGCCATTGGCACGAACGTACTCGTCTCGATCGCTGCCAGCACCGTCGTCGTGGCGCTCGGCTACGCGCGCTTCATAAAACCGAACTCCGAATTCATCTCTGCTGCTGTCGCAATGGCGATCACCGGCCCGATATTGGCATTTGCCGAGGAGATCGGTTGGCGCGGATACCTGCAACCCCGAGTGCAGCAGTGGGGAATCTCAGCTTCGTTGCTGATCGTCGGAATCATCTGGGCAGCATGGCATATGCCTTACATTCTACTGACACCGTACTACCATTCCGACGGCAACCGCGTTCTCGTGGTGGCCCTGTTCGTCGGCAGCGCCATCGCGTTTTCGTTCCTGTTCGGCTATTTGCGAATCGCCTCGGACAGCATATGGCCGGCAGTGATGGCGCATGCGGCCCACAACTGGAGCTTCGTACTGCTGACGGGGTACCTACTGCAGACAGATCATCCCGTCCTCGTCACGGAGTACCTCGGTGGAGATACCGGTCTGCTCGTTCTGATCGGCACCGCCGTGGCTGCGTGCATTGTCTTCCGCTGCTATCGGGCGAAGATCGATATACGCCCACAGGATGATGTGCTGCCTGGGCAACGCGTGATCGAATAG
- a CDS encoding zinc-ribbon domain-containing protein yields the protein MFFLFGYGSKQKQLGPGQTRMCPRCNNTTQWARIRQYKQFTVFFVPVARWGRRQLEQCGICGTAVEA from the coding sequence GTGTTCTTCCTCTTCGGTTATGGCAGCAAGCAGAAACAGCTCGGACCCGGTCAGACCCGAATGTGTCCGCGGTGCAACAACACCACGCAGTGGGCGCGAATCCGTCAGTACAAGCAGTTCACGGTGTTCTTCGTTCCGGTTGCTCGCTGGGGTCGCAGGCAGCTCGAACAGTGCGGCATCTGCGGCACTGCCGTCGAGGCGTAG
- a CDS encoding maleylpyruvate isomerase N-terminal domain-containing protein, whose product MDVTTLHIATESLAEILSEVTQGDLRQPISPHKRDIGDLYVQLVDQSLAIASGLKPGPNSDARCRADTITRPALDVAANLYGGGYEERYRRTAQLAEDAFTAVGDEHATYGIDGVTLSARAWYEKQVIETVLHTWDLARAMGFVYRPPAEVVFEVLRTQPEPTRDDVESAWDVALRRSGRNPG is encoded by the coding sequence ATGGATGTCACAACACTCCACATCGCGACCGAAAGTCTTGCCGAAATTCTGTCCGAGGTGACCCAAGGCGACCTTCGGCAACCGATATCGCCGCACAAGAGGGACATCGGCGACCTATACGTGCAACTCGTCGACCAGAGCCTGGCTATCGCCTCAGGACTTAAACCCGGGCCCAACAGCGACGCACGGTGTCGGGCCGACACGATCACGAGACCAGCACTCGATGTCGCAGCCAACCTGTACGGCGGCGGGTACGAGGAGCGCTATCGCCGAACGGCGCAACTCGCCGAGGACGCATTCACGGCCGTTGGCGACGAGCACGCGACGTATGGCATCGATGGGGTCACCCTTTCGGCCCGCGCCTGGTACGAAAAACAAGTCATCGAAACGGTTCTCCACACATGGGATCTCGCAAGGGCCATGGGGTTTGTGTATCGGCCGCCTGCTGAAGTCGTGTTCGAGGTGCTGAGAACACAGCCCGAACCGACGCGCGACGACGTCGAATCAGCGTGGGATGTCGCACTCAGAAGATCAGGACGGAACCCCGGCTAA
- a CDS encoding MarR family winged helix-turn-helix transcriptional regulator: MTGNAPSSEPDLAALIFQVLPRLGALEEPILRDAGLSMWEYAILTEVASGAAMSQRELSRRTRRDPTRLGRHLDDLVSRGLVNRAKSRDQRQRTVEISADGHTLLNEVRGKIRSVEDELLRAGLSESEGGQFRRLLARLAASCEGVAAEESKPSG; this comes from the coding sequence ATGACCGGCAATGCGCCGAGCTCCGAGCCGGACTTGGCTGCGCTGATTTTTCAGGTGCTACCGCGGTTGGGGGCTCTGGAGGAGCCAATTCTTCGCGATGCGGGATTGTCGATGTGGGAGTACGCGATCCTGACCGAGGTGGCGTCAGGCGCGGCCATGTCCCAGCGGGAACTCTCACGTCGGACACGCCGAGACCCGACGCGACTTGGACGACATCTGGACGATCTGGTCTCGCGCGGACTTGTCAATCGTGCAAAGTCGCGTGATCAGCGCCAGCGCACCGTCGAGATATCGGCTGACGGGCACACTCTGCTGAACGAGGTCCGCGGCAAGATCCGGTCAGTCGAGGACGAATTGTTGCGCGCAGGCTTGTCCGAGAGCGAAGGCGGACAGTTCCGCCGGCTCCTGGCCCGCCTCGCTGCATCCTGCGAGGGAGTAGCCGCTGAAGAAAGCAAACCCTCGGGTTAG
- a CDS encoding manganese catalase family protein, with product MYLHTEQFINEIAVDEPDPAAANALQEGLGGQFGEMRTMMQYLFQSMNFRGDPKSKPYKDLLQGVGTEEISHVELIGTTISRLLDGSPEYSGRKTDPVDKPGAKGATPLKIALDTSNIHHYLVGAQGALPVDAAGNPWSGSYVYNSGNLVLDLLYNLMLESTGRLQKCRIYEMTDNKTARSTIAYLIVRDQAHENAFAKALESLGVNWGSVLPIPKTNAERFPEVKKLLDKGLQSIQYTFSADDKSQAAKLYRGASPSNDGTELSTAIMPEGFPITIAPERKEEFSPGLDKDLMALIQATAEVEIAAANDPKVK from the coding sequence ATGTACCTACACACCGAACAATTCATCAACGAAATCGCCGTCGACGAACCGGATCCCGCCGCCGCCAACGCCCTGCAGGAGGGCCTTGGCGGACAGTTTGGCGAAATGCGAACAATGATGCAATACCTGTTCCAGTCCATGAACTTTCGCGGCGATCCAAAGTCGAAGCCCTACAAGGATCTACTGCAGGGCGTCGGTACCGAGGAGATCAGTCACGTCGAACTGATCGGTACCACAATCTCTCGTTTGCTCGACGGATCCCCCGAATACAGCGGCAGGAAAACCGATCCGGTCGACAAGCCCGGTGCCAAGGGCGCGACTCCGTTGAAGATCGCGCTGGATACCAGCAATATTCACCACTATCTCGTCGGGGCGCAGGGCGCACTTCCCGTCGACGCCGCAGGTAATCCCTGGTCGGGGTCCTACGTCTACAACAGCGGCAACCTCGTCCTTGATTTGCTGTACAACTTGATGCTCGAGTCCACCGGTCGGCTGCAGAAATGCCGGATCTACGAAATGACCGACAACAAGACAGCCCGCTCCACCATCGCCTACCTGATCGTCCGCGACCAGGCACACGAAAACGCGTTCGCGAAAGCTTTGGAAAGCCTGGGCGTCAACTGGGGTTCCGTTCTTCCGATCCCCAAAACCAATGCCGAACGCTTCCCCGAGGTCAAGAAGCTGCTCGACAAGGGCTTGCAGAGTATCCAGTACACCTTCAGCGCCGATGACAAGAGCCAGGCAGCCAAGCTCTACCGCGGCGCATCTCCGTCCAACGACGGGACAGAGCTGTCGACGGCAATCATGCCGGAGGGCTTCCCCATCACCATCGCACCGGAACGCAAAGAAGAGTTCTCACCAGGACTCGACAAAGATCTCATGGCATTGATCCAGGCCACGGCTGAAGTAGAAATCGCTGCAGCGAACGACCCGAAGGTCAAGTAG
- a CDS encoding response regulator transcription factor → MRIAVVEDNDGLGDALVDALTEVGHSPVRMRRGADVLLGYHDMDVVLLDLGLPDMDGLEVLRKLRAVSSVPVVVLTARDDERSVVRALRGGADDYVVKPARLGELHARLEVAARRRSASDDSATDGVVLGDIVVDLVGRSVAVAGRDIALTTKEFELLAHLVTRRGEAVSREQLMDAIWGDAFVAISRTLDVHMTALRSKLGRPGTIATIRGFGYRWDT, encoded by the coding sequence ATGCGTATTGCAGTGGTGGAGGACAACGACGGACTCGGTGACGCGCTGGTCGACGCGTTGACCGAGGTCGGTCATAGCCCTGTTCGCATGCGCCGCGGCGCCGACGTGCTGCTCGGCTATCACGACATGGACGTCGTTCTCCTCGACCTCGGGCTGCCGGACATGGACGGGCTCGAGGTACTGCGCAAACTTCGTGCGGTGAGTTCGGTCCCGGTGGTGGTCCTGACGGCTCGCGACGACGAGCGCTCGGTAGTGCGCGCCCTTCGCGGCGGTGCCGACGACTACGTCGTCAAACCTGCCCGCCTCGGAGAACTGCACGCCCGCCTCGAAGTGGCGGCCCGCCGACGAAGCGCCTCGGACGACTCTGCGACGGACGGGGTTGTTCTCGGCGATATCGTCGTCGATCTCGTGGGCAGGAGCGTCGCAGTCGCCGGCCGCGACATCGCACTGACGACCAAGGAGTTCGAACTTCTCGCTCATCTCGTGACGCGCCGAGGGGAAGCGGTCAGCCGAGAGCAACTGATGGACGCCATCTGGGGTGACGCCTTCGTCGCGATCTCACGGACACTCGACGTGCACATGACGGCGCTGCGTTCCAAACTCGGACGGCCCGGCACCATCGCCACCATTCGCGGCTTCGGCTACCGCTGGGACACCTGA
- a CDS encoding sensor histidine kinase, whose translation MRRRVLIVLMIYSTVVVLALSVPLAVLVGRERVQRFGENRAAAATFFAELSSREDDSGLPRLRESVERYNSLYDEGIAVLDRNGQARAMSGLDVERPDVQQAIAGALRNQRVDFPSGLTPWSQPSVLVAAPVGGGTQVDGAVVIAASTDAARRDVATAWIVIAAGALLILATIVVIAAALSRWVVRPLTVLSSRVHSFGDKFHTPLSIDEPQQPMPATPTSTAYVGPPEVRELSGAFDAMAEDVETATAAQRRLVADTAHALRNPLAALRIRLDLLGMRVPDSAVDAHVKTTLEVDRLSTVVEDLLVLAAAETPAATQTVSCDVGATVTDRVEFWSSAMEVAGVTPSVTKSEETLLATVPEDDLIRILDALLSNATNYAGADAMVEIDYRAQGGHVVLSISDTGPGVPVDELPMLVDRFFRASSAHGEGTGLGLSIVHALTERAGGSLHVSVRRPSGLKIELAFLREC comes from the coding sequence GTGCGACGCCGGGTCCTGATCGTGCTGATGATCTATTCCACCGTTGTGGTGCTGGCTCTATCGGTGCCTTTGGCGGTGCTGGTCGGTCGTGAACGGGTCCAGCGTTTCGGCGAGAACAGGGCCGCTGCGGCAACGTTTTTCGCCGAGCTCAGCTCACGCGAGGACGACTCCGGCCTCCCTAGACTCCGCGAGTCGGTGGAGCGCTACAACAGCTTGTACGACGAGGGGATTGCGGTTCTCGATCGAAACGGGCAGGCGCGTGCGATGTCGGGCCTGGACGTCGAGCGGCCCGACGTGCAGCAGGCGATCGCAGGCGCATTGCGCAACCAACGCGTCGACTTTCCTTCAGGTCTGACGCCATGGTCGCAGCCCTCGGTGTTGGTCGCTGCCCCCGTGGGTGGTGGAACGCAGGTCGACGGTGCCGTGGTCATCGCCGCGTCCACCGATGCTGCGCGCAGGGACGTCGCGACGGCGTGGATCGTCATCGCCGCGGGGGCCCTGCTGATTCTCGCCACGATCGTCGTGATCGCAGCGGCATTGTCGCGCTGGGTGGTTCGTCCGCTCACGGTGTTGTCGTCACGCGTGCATTCCTTCGGCGACAAGTTCCACACTCCGCTGTCGATCGACGAGCCGCAACAGCCCATGCCTGCCACACCCACGTCTACCGCCTATGTCGGTCCGCCGGAGGTGCGAGAGCTGTCGGGTGCCTTCGACGCCATGGCCGAGGACGTCGAAACGGCCACGGCCGCGCAGCGCCGCCTGGTTGCCGACACCGCCCACGCGCTGCGCAACCCGTTGGCGGCGTTGAGGATTCGCCTGGACTTGCTGGGGATGAGGGTGCCCGATTCGGCCGTCGACGCGCACGTCAAGACCACACTGGAGGTCGACAGGCTGAGTACCGTCGTCGAAGATCTGCTTGTTCTCGCCGCGGCCGAAACTCCAGCCGCCACGCAGACGGTGAGCTGCGACGTGGGGGCGACGGTCACCGACCGTGTCGAGTTCTGGTCGAGCGCAATGGAAGTAGCAGGAGTGACCCCGAGCGTCACGAAGTCGGAAGAAACCCTCCTGGCTACGGTGCCCGAGGACGACCTGATCCGTATTCTCGACGCGCTGCTCAGCAACGCCACGAACTACGCGGGCGCAGACGCGATGGTGGAGATCGACTACCGAGCGCAGGGCGGCCACGTCGTGCTCTCGATATCGGACACCGGGCCGGGTGTGCCCGTCGACGAGCTCCCGATGCTCGTCGACAGGTTCTTCCGCGCGTCGAGCGCGCACGGCGAGGGAACCGGTCTCGGTCTCTCGATCGTCCACGCGCTGACCGAGCGGGCCGGTGGGAGTCTTCACGTGAGTGTGCGTCGACCATCGGGCTTGAAGATCGAACTCGCTTTCCTAAGGGAGTGTTAG
- a CDS encoding MFS transporter, which yields MANEATSTAASRPTPPVSSPAATRRAVLNTLRGSSGNLVEWYDVYVYTVFATYFENQFFDSADKNSTIYVYGIFAVTFLMRPVGSWFFGRYADRNGRRAALTFSVSLMAACSLVIALTPGRESIGVWAAVILILSRLVQGFATGGEYGASATYMSEAATRERRGFFSSFQYVTLVGGHVLAQVTLLVMQAFLDREQIEDYGWRIAFFIGGVAAVVVFWLRRSMDESLTKDQLDAVKSGADRSSGSLKELVSNHWRALLICFMVTAGGTIAFYTYSVNAPSMIKAAYEDRGMTGTWINLFGLIFLMLLQPIGGLISDKVGRKPLLIFFGIGGVLYTYVLITYLPTATSVVQSLSLVCVGYVILTGYTSINAIVKAELFPSHVRALGVGLGYALANSAFGGTAPLIYQAAKNGGHVPWFIFYVTVVIAISLLVYIFVLRNKQETVLDREQGRAFE from the coding sequence ATGGCAAACGAGGCCACCTCGACCGCAGCGTCGCGGCCGACTCCGCCCGTCTCGTCTCCCGCTGCCACCCGTCGTGCAGTGCTCAACACGCTGCGGGGGTCGTCGGGCAATCTCGTCGAGTGGTACGACGTGTACGTCTACACCGTCTTCGCGACGTACTTCGAGAACCAGTTCTTCGACTCGGCGGATAAGAACTCGACCATCTACGTCTACGGGATCTTCGCGGTCACCTTCTTGATGCGGCCCGTCGGATCGTGGTTCTTCGGTCGCTACGCAGACCGAAACGGCCGCCGAGCAGCATTGACCTTCAGCGTTTCGCTGATGGCCGCATGCTCGCTGGTCATCGCGCTGACCCCGGGACGGGAAAGCATCGGGGTATGGGCAGCGGTCATCCTCATCCTGAGCCGTCTGGTCCAGGGCTTCGCGACGGGTGGTGAGTACGGTGCGTCGGCGACCTACATGTCCGAGGCCGCCACTCGCGAGCGTCGCGGCTTCTTCTCGTCGTTCCAGTACGTCACCCTCGTCGGCGGCCACGTTCTCGCGCAGGTGACCCTGCTGGTGATGCAGGCATTCCTCGATCGCGAGCAGATCGAGGACTACGGATGGCGCATCGCGTTCTTCATCGGTGGCGTCGCGGCGGTCGTGGTGTTCTGGCTGCGCCGCAGCATGGACGAATCGCTGACGAAGGATCAACTGGACGCCGTGAAGAGCGGAGCCGATCGATCCTCGGGCTCCCTGAAGGAGCTGGTCAGCAACCATTGGCGTGCACTGCTGATCTGCTTCATGGTGACTGCAGGCGGCACCATCGCGTTCTACACCTACAGCGTCAACGCGCCTTCGATGATCAAGGCGGCCTACGAGGACCGCGGCATGACCGGAACGTGGATCAACCTCTTCGGCCTGATCTTCCTGATGTTGCTCCAGCCCATCGGCGGACTGATCAGCGACAAGGTGGGCCGTAAGCCGCTGCTGATCTTCTTCGGTATCGGCGGAGTGCTCTACACGTACGTACTCATCACGTACTTGCCGACGGCGACCTCGGTGGTCCAGTCGCTCTCCCTGGTGTGCGTCGGTTACGTCATCCTGACCGGCTACACCTCGATCAACGCCATCGTGAAGGCCGAGCTGTTCCCCTCGCATGTGCGTGCGCTCGGGGTGGGTCTTGGTTACGCACTTGCGAACTCGGCGTTCGGCGGTACCGCACCGTTGATCTACCAGGCCGCGAAGAACGGCGGTCATGTGCCGTGGTTCATCTTCTACGTGACGGTCGTGATCGCGATTTCACTTCTTGTCTACATCTTCGTGTTGCGGAACAAGCAGGAGACCGTCCTCGACCGGGAGCAGGGTCGCGCGTTCGAGTAG
- a CDS encoding TAXI family TRAP transporter solute-binding subunit, with product MSQPAMLFSRRTALRAGLVVLGAAAVGSCSTDPPPQLRLAAGEVGGFFWEFGGLLSDAAAESSAAQIVPLTSAGSIDNLEALGSGRAELAMTLIDAAYSHPISDLAAVGCVYENYFQVAVRADSYIETVADLRGRAVSIGATGSGAALVSQRILDAAGLSDTGAVREVQLLMSSAAEALADNEVDAVMWAGGLPTPAFADPPTAIRLLDLGGVVADLRRSFGTAYEAVPVPANVYGEHPEVTTVGIPNLLLARPDVPDGTIAALVSVLLDQSSALVPRQAIGSQFLDARSLVMTGSIPLHPGAEQEYRRRHG from the coding sequence ATGTCCCAGCCCGCAATGTTGTTCTCCAGGAGAACTGCGTTGCGGGCTGGTCTCGTGGTGCTCGGGGCTGCCGCGGTGGGGTCCTGTTCGACCGACCCGCCCCCGCAGTTGCGTCTCGCAGCGGGGGAGGTCGGCGGCTTCTTCTGGGAGTTCGGGGGATTGTTGTCCGACGCTGCCGCCGAATCGTCTGCAGCACAAATCGTTCCGCTCACGTCGGCGGGTTCGATCGACAACCTCGAGGCATTGGGATCCGGCCGGGCAGAACTGGCGATGACGTTGATCGACGCCGCCTACAGCCATCCGATTTCAGATCTTGCTGCGGTGGGGTGTGTGTACGAGAACTACTTTCAGGTTGCCGTGCGCGCAGATTCATACATCGAGACCGTGGCCGATCTGCGTGGGCGTGCGGTGAGCATCGGTGCTACCGGGTCCGGGGCGGCGCTGGTGTCGCAGCGGATTCTCGATGCTGCGGGTTTGTCCGATACCGGCGCTGTGCGCGAAGTTCAGCTGTTGATGAGTTCGGCCGCAGAAGCATTGGCGGACAACGAGGTCGACGCTGTCATGTGGGCGGGCGGTCTGCCGACACCAGCGTTCGCCGACCCGCCGACAGCAATTCGCTTACTCGATCTGGGCGGAGTGGTCGCGGATCTGAGGCGCTCGTTCGGCACGGCCTACGAGGCTGTACCGGTCCCGGCGAACGTGTACGGAGAGCATCCGGAGGTGACGACCGTCGGAATTCCGAACCTGCTACTGGCGCGTCCCGACGTGCCCGACGGGACAATCGCCGCGCTGGTGAGCGTGCTGCTCGACCAGTCGTCGGCCTTGGTTCCGCGCCAGGCCATCGGCAGCCAATTCCTCGACGCCAGATCCCTCGTCATGACCGGCAGCATCCCTCTTCATCCCGGTGCCGAGCAGGAATACCGCAGGCGGCACGGGTAA
- a CDS encoding three-helix bundle dimerization domain-containing protein, protein MAAPSPISPEEQRALDEVRDRLAAMFPGSDVAAIVAESHRRFDGGKIRDFVPLFVERDARTRLAGAQG, encoded by the coding sequence ATGGCAGCCCCCTCCCCGATCTCCCCCGAAGAGCAGCGCGCCCTCGACGAGGTTCGCGATCGCCTCGCAGCGATGTTCCCCGGCAGCGACGTCGCAGCTATCGTCGCCGAATCACACCGCCGCTTCGACGGCGGCAAAATCCGCGACTTCGTGCCGCTGTTCGTCGAGCGTGATGCCCGCACGCGGTTGGCAGGCGCGCAAGGCTGA
- a CDS encoding TPR repeat region-containing protein yields the protein MNLTKSQIQGFNPAALTAIGDAWTSIGTSVESLFDRYVDAVTKSGAEYWEGDTAEAAQSRASSDRKAAVEVVDHVQAIADRARQGFHEIDGPLQRARAAILGAETECLTVSEALVVGGGDGPGREALITPWQNEIDDAVRATASADATVRDALAAAREGLRLFFTSAATLGGDQGQSDAKALVTDPSALTPEQQQRLVEAGHLTPEQLAALHSGETTAIPVSQMEYLEQLARAMDGKNPQEIADIVGRLPEDARGGVADALQILSNENVAATVAGDDGVPTGGGFDRLPESMRAALTRDDLVVYSFERAGTTVLPSIALNGVGDSQAIASIVDAGSDPYKSGSTLDSHLLDVGRQYLHAQVEHEQGDEPFTEFFTVDGYGTNDTRITEDIFAAVGPDKIAVHDAVTNTEHGHNFIRDTLTHNWSDDGAAVSSLFAFDPADSVVTDPGNPLAVAAAERTGGIMSAVGEAIATDEWTHLSDIPQADQQSVGQLNPSLLNTLAHSISPYIPDMAGLPSQDRPGFDNLWVDPSHTGKYAGAAQVFALMNTDAPTGEYFVSEVQNHILSAEGRYAEDPRDPYSGQQLMTVGILHGLTDVGVRTGLEDQYTDKAELAQAVYERKSGAYDILMTLGTAGIGELPGGGYTNTMIDLVGDPLKDSLVGPQPDGPQEATLSGYDPFHDYYNILTAQPNLPSGVTADMKEMFDADGTLRPYEPDSGRSQDTRQQSGLETMFNRLGNPGDGNSSRISDAYGRVILKDG from the coding sequence GTGAACCTCACGAAGTCGCAGATTCAGGGCTTCAACCCTGCAGCATTGACAGCCATCGGCGATGCCTGGACGTCGATCGGCACCTCGGTGGAGTCGCTGTTCGATCGGTACGTCGACGCCGTCACCAAATCCGGTGCCGAGTACTGGGAAGGTGACACTGCGGAGGCTGCACAGTCCCGTGCTTCCTCCGACCGCAAGGCCGCAGTCGAAGTCGTCGATCACGTCCAAGCCATCGCGGACCGTGCGCGACAAGGCTTCCACGAGATCGACGGCCCGCTCCAACGTGCTCGTGCCGCCATCCTCGGCGCCGAAACCGAATGCCTCACCGTCAGCGAGGCACTCGTAGTCGGTGGCGGTGACGGCCCCGGCCGCGAAGCCCTGATCACCCCGTGGCAGAACGAGATCGACGACGCCGTCCGCGCAACTGCCTCCGCCGACGCCACCGTGCGCGACGCCCTTGCCGCGGCTCGAGAAGGTCTGCGGCTGTTCTTCACCTCAGCAGCAACTCTCGGCGGCGATCAGGGCCAGTCCGACGCCAAGGCCCTGGTCACCGACCCGTCGGCGCTCACGCCCGAGCAACAGCAGCGGCTCGTCGAAGCCGGCCATTTGACTCCGGAGCAGCTCGCCGCACTGCACTCGGGCGAGACAACCGCAATCCCGGTGTCGCAGATGGAATATCTCGAACAGCTCGCCCGTGCGATGGACGGAAAGAATCCACAGGAGATCGCAGACATCGTCGGCCGGTTGCCCGAGGACGCCCGCGGCGGCGTCGCCGATGCTCTGCAGATTCTGTCCAACGAGAACGTCGCGGCCACCGTCGCCGGGGACGACGGTGTTCCGACGGGCGGTGGGTTCGATCGTCTGCCGGAGTCGATGCGAGCGGCCTTGACCCGTGACGATCTGGTGGTCTACAGCTTCGAGCGGGCAGGGACCACCGTCCTGCCGAGCATCGCTCTGAACGGGGTGGGCGACAGCCAGGCCATCGCATCCATCGTCGATGCCGGTAGTGACCCGTACAAGAGCGGTAGCACCCTCGATTCGCATCTCCTCGACGTCGGCAGACAGTATCTCCACGCGCAGGTCGAGCACGAACAGGGCGATGAGCCATTTACGGAGTTCTTCACCGTCGACGGCTACGGAACCAACGACACTCGCATCACCGAGGACATTTTCGCAGCGGTGGGACCGGACAAGATCGCGGTCCATGATGCAGTCACGAACACCGAACACGGCCACAATTTCATCCGAGACACCCTGACGCACAACTGGTCCGACGACGGAGCCGCCGTGTCGTCGCTGTTCGCCTTCGACCCGGCAGACTCGGTGGTCACCGATCCGGGCAATCCTCTGGCTGTGGCCGCAGCCGAGCGCACAGGCGGCATCATGTCGGCCGTGGGTGAGGCGATAGCCACCGACGAGTGGACGCATCTGAGCGACATACCCCAAGCGGACCAGCAGTCGGTCGGGCAACTCAACCCGAGCCTGCTGAACACCCTGGCGCACAGCATTAGTCCGTACATACCCGACATGGCCGGACTGCCGTCCCAGGACCGCCCCGGCTTCGACAACCTATGGGTCGACCCCTCCCACACCGGGAAGTACGCAGGCGCCGCGCAGGTATTCGCGTTGATGAACACCGACGCACCGACCGGTGAGTATTTCGTCAGCGAAGTGCAGAACCACATCCTCTCCGCCGAAGGAAGATACGCAGAGGACCCGCGGGATCCGTATTCAGGACAGCAGCTGATGACAGTGGGAATCCTCCATGGGCTCACGGATGTCGGAGTCAGAACCGGACTGGAGGACCAGTACACCGACAAGGCCGAACTCGCCCAGGCTGTCTACGAACGCAAATCCGGTGCGTACGACATCTTGATGACCCTCGGCACGGCCGGAATCGGTGAACTGCCCGGCGGCGGATACACGAACACGATGATCGACCTCGTGGGGGATCCGTTGAAGGACAGCCTCGTCGGACCACAACCTGATGGCCCGCAGGAAGCAACACTGTCCGGATACGATCCGTTCCACGACTACTACAACATCCTCACAGCGCAACCGAATCTACCCTCCGGCGTCACCGCGGATATGAAAGAGATGTTCGACGCCGACGGCACTCTGCGTCCGTACGAACCCGACAGTGGGCGCTCCCAGGACACGCGGCAACAGAGTGGCCTCGAAACGATGTTCAATCGTCTGGGCAATCCTGGTGACGGCAACTCGAGCAGAATATCGGACGCATACGGACGGGTGATCCTGAAAGATGGCTAG